A genomic region of Candidatus Marimicrobium litorale contains the following coding sequences:
- a CDS encoding efflux RND transporter periplasmic adaptor subunit has product MMPLELVGSDSMRYIMQTVGPILAAAILMGCDGEPQNGTTSTGITPQPSSPVVVSITSPEIAALSEPIFVTGTILARRSTNISPMVGGLIEEIYVNVGSRVEEGQPLLRMRQKDFEINVLRLSEAKRLAEAEYKDSVRDLENAIALREKQAFSVEQLDDRRTQVEVSAAKLGIASANLAEAQKELDDSITRAPYRGVITQRHVDEGAYVPSIMRSEHPVLQIQEIDVMVALVFVPEVYLTSIQLGTLGRVHIPSMNQTYESEVALINDRIDHKTRTIDVRLGIPNVDYAIKPGLFIEVELMPISRQGLMLSPNATMGLGSSRSVLVVEDGVVSQRTVQVRELSDGRLEILQGVSSNAILVVGPSMHKVSDGSRVTISEHPYVDS; this is encoded by the coding sequence ATGATGCCTCTCGAACTAGTTGGTAGCGATAGTATGCGTTACATCATGCAGACCGTGGGACCCATTTTGGCCGCAGCGATACTCATGGGCTGCGATGGCGAACCCCAAAATGGCACAACCAGTACTGGGATTACTCCACAGCCCTCGTCACCCGTTGTAGTATCGATTACGAGTCCGGAAATAGCGGCATTATCTGAGCCTATTTTTGTTACCGGCACCATTCTCGCACGCCGCTCCACCAATATTTCGCCGATGGTTGGTGGCCTCATCGAAGAAATCTATGTCAACGTTGGAAGCCGTGTTGAAGAAGGGCAGCCCTTGCTGCGTATGCGCCAGAAAGATTTCGAGATTAATGTCCTGCGTCTTTCTGAGGCTAAGCGCCTGGCAGAGGCAGAGTACAAAGACTCGGTACGCGATCTTGAAAACGCCATCGCACTCAGAGAGAAGCAAGCATTCTCTGTCGAGCAACTCGATGACAGGCGCACACAAGTTGAGGTATCGGCTGCGAAGCTCGGTATTGCAAGCGCTAATCTTGCCGAGGCGCAGAAGGAACTGGACGACTCAATAACCCGAGCACCCTACCGTGGCGTTATCACCCAGAGACATGTGGATGAAGGCGCATACGTCCCATCAATCATGCGCTCTGAGCACCCAGTCCTCCAAATCCAGGAGATTGATGTCATGGTGGCACTGGTGTTCGTGCCCGAAGTTTATTTAACTTCCATTCAGTTGGGTACGCTCGGAAGGGTTCACATACCGAGTATGAATCAAACCTATGAGTCGGAAGTGGCGCTGATCAACGATCGAATAGACCACAAAACTCGCACTATCGATGTAAGACTGGGAATACCAAATGTGGATTATGCGATCAAACCTGGGCTTTTCATTGAAGTCGAGCTGATGCCCATTTCAAGACAGGGGCTAATGTTATCACCCAACGCTACTATGGGACTGGGAAGCAGCCGCTCTGTCCTGGTGGTTGAAGATGGCGTAGTTAGTCAACGCACAGTGCAAGTACGTGAGCTTAGTGATGGTCGGCTTGAGATACTCCAGGGCGTAAGCTCAAATGCGATCCTTGTTGTAGGCCCCAGTATGCACAAGGTTTCTGATGGTTCACGGGTCACTATTTCAGAACATCCCTATGTGGATAGCTGA
- a CDS encoding efflux RND transporter permease subunit — protein MWIADLCIRRPVLAIMMTAALMMLGVVSMGRISIDLFPSVEVPIVTVETILEGASPSTVETEVTERLEEELIAISGVDTMRSISGDGFSQIILEFDMEENPNLKAQEIRDKISQTLPLLPDTVSQPVVSILDPDSEPIVSVIVSGPWPVGELTAFAKDVVKERLQRVPGVGSVILVGGREREVRIWLKAPQMRGYGVIAADVISAIQREHADIPGGRLDYHSGSTELTIKTMGEVTSLKELGEIIISRDDKAMVRLIDVAEVEDGLEDERSYAELDGRTGVSLEIRKQSGTNTTSIAKAVKAALTKLQTETPAEINIVTVRDSSRFIGSAVRDVSNDILLGILLVVIVTLCFLLSVRATLIVATAIPTAIIATFFAFYLLDFSINMVSLIAISLCVGLLVDDAIVVLESIHREVEAGLDLNEAASTGTRKVATAVIASTLCVMAVFLPISFTTGLVGVFFYQYGVTIAVAVALSLFVSVTLTPMLSSRLLKKSSGHRGMFALLDKGYVLLETTYVKGVRFALRARWLVLLLAAATVGMGVYNAGQVPLSFTSATDRSEFLAKVELPLGTGLTQAKRVATQVSKTVSDLEHIELVFTVIGSGAQAKANELSFYFGLSPKQQRSSHQYEVMDDVRTALALAIPDAKHISLTDVPWISGGGFFGADMEMALSGDDLEQLRTYADTITSQMEESGLFRDIKSSYEPGKPELQVTINRRRAADLGISVRDIAATVGATMGGVDVTSYEEFGNRYDVRLRYAETYRDEIGKFDLIQLRAADNSLIDFRNVAEVSVTSGPAQIDHYNRARKIGISANAPAGIATGELMKKMDEIISDLDMATGYESSYLGTSEQINDIVEAIFFALTMSMLSLYMILASQFNSYTQPVVIMLTAPLSFVGAFSLLAWTNSELSVLTQIGLVALMGLVMKNGILLVDYANQAIEQGHSAAEAMIEAAHLRLRPVLMTAFSTIFGMIPIALATSDGAELRTSMGILVIGGLISSTVLTLFVVPVVYTLLADAESQLARLLKSEI, from the coding sequence ATGTGGATAGCTGACCTCTGCATTCGCCGGCCAGTGCTGGCGATCATGATGACCGCTGCGCTCATGATGCTGGGCGTGGTCTCCATGGGTCGAATAAGCATCGATCTGTTCCCGAGCGTTGAAGTGCCCATTGTAACGGTTGAAACAATACTCGAAGGAGCCTCTCCCAGCACGGTAGAGACAGAAGTTACCGAGAGGCTTGAAGAAGAGCTAATCGCTATATCTGGCGTCGATACAATGCGCTCGATTAGCGGTGACGGTTTTTCACAGATAATCCTTGAATTCGATATGGAGGAAAATCCCAACCTGAAGGCCCAGGAGATACGGGACAAAATCAGTCAAACTCTGCCGCTTCTGCCTGACACAGTTAGTCAGCCTGTCGTCTCCATACTTGATCCGGATTCTGAACCCATTGTCTCGGTGATTGTATCCGGCCCCTGGCCAGTGGGTGAACTCACAGCCTTCGCCAAAGATGTCGTCAAAGAGCGTTTGCAGAGAGTACCTGGCGTTGGCAGCGTGATTCTTGTCGGGGGCCGCGAGCGGGAAGTACGCATCTGGTTGAAAGCCCCACAAATGCGGGGTTACGGCGTAATTGCGGCCGATGTAATCAGCGCTATCCAACGTGAGCATGCTGACATCCCTGGCGGCCGCCTGGATTACCACAGCGGGTCCACGGAACTGACCATCAAAACCATGGGCGAAGTAACCAGCTTAAAAGAGTTGGGTGAAATCATTATTTCTCGCGATGATAAGGCGATGGTGCGCTTGATAGATGTTGCCGAAGTTGAGGATGGTCTGGAGGATGAACGCAGCTACGCGGAGCTAGATGGTAGAACAGGAGTAAGCCTCGAAATTCGCAAACAATCTGGAACCAATACCACCAGTATTGCCAAAGCAGTTAAGGCAGCGCTGACCAAACTTCAGACAGAAACACCAGCTGAAATCAACATTGTCACGGTAAGGGACAGTTCGCGATTTATCGGGTCCGCAGTGCGAGACGTGTCAAACGATATTTTGCTAGGCATCCTCCTGGTTGTCATTGTCACACTTTGCTTTTTACTCAGCGTACGCGCCACGCTAATTGTTGCAACCGCTATTCCAACGGCAATCATCGCTACTTTTTTCGCTTTCTACCTACTCGATTTTTCTATCAATATGGTATCGCTGATTGCCATATCACTGTGTGTCGGCCTGCTCGTAGACGATGCCATAGTTGTGCTGGAATCTATACACCGCGAAGTTGAAGCTGGGCTCGACCTCAATGAAGCTGCTTCAACGGGCACGCGAAAAGTTGCCACTGCCGTCATCGCATCCACCCTTTGTGTGATGGCGGTGTTCTTGCCGATTTCCTTTACCACAGGTCTGGTTGGTGTGTTTTTCTATCAATACGGTGTCACCATTGCTGTGGCAGTAGCACTATCTCTGTTTGTTTCCGTTACCCTTACGCCTATGTTGAGCTCTCGTCTGCTCAAAAAAAGTTCCGGCCATAGAGGAATGTTTGCGCTACTGGATAAGGGCTATGTACTTCTGGAAACAACCTACGTTAAGGGCGTTCGCTTCGCACTTCGCGCTCGCTGGCTTGTTCTGCTGTTGGCCGCTGCCACTGTCGGTATGGGTGTTTATAATGCGGGTCAGGTTCCCCTCTCATTTACGTCCGCAACTGATAGAAGCGAGTTTCTCGCCAAAGTCGAGCTTCCTCTGGGAACCGGTCTTACCCAGGCCAAGCGTGTTGCCACTCAAGTGAGTAAAACTGTCAGTGACCTGGAACATATTGAATTGGTGTTCACTGTTATTGGCTCCGGCGCTCAGGCCAAGGCAAACGAACTATCATTCTATTTTGGTCTGTCGCCGAAACAACAAAGGAGCAGTCATCAGTATGAAGTGATGGATGACGTCCGCACAGCGCTCGCTTTGGCCATACCCGATGCCAAGCACATCTCTTTGACAGATGTGCCCTGGATATCCGGAGGAGGATTCTTTGGTGCCGACATGGAGATGGCTTTAAGCGGCGATGATTTAGAACAACTTCGAACATACGCGGATACTATCACGAGCCAGATGGAAGAATCTGGCCTCTTCAGGGATATCAAGTCCAGCTATGAGCCAGGCAAGCCTGAATTGCAGGTTACGATAAACCGGCGCAGGGCCGCTGATTTGGGCATTTCGGTTCGAGATATCGCCGCTACTGTTGGAGCCACGATGGGTGGTGTAGATGTTACAAGTTACGAAGAGTTCGGTAATCGCTATGACGTGCGCCTGAGATATGCAGAAACGTACCGCGACGAGATCGGAAAGTTTGACCTCATTCAATTACGCGCGGCAGACAACAGCTTAATAGATTTCCGTAACGTCGCAGAGGTAAGCGTAACCAGTGGCCCGGCACAAATCGATCACTACAATCGGGCTCGAAAGATCGGTATTTCTGCAAACGCTCCCGCTGGGATCGCGACAGGCGAGCTGATGAAAAAAATGGATGAGATTATTAGTGATCTCGATATGGCTACAGGATACGAGAGTTCATATCTAGGCACTTCAGAGCAAATCAATGATATTGTCGAGGCAATATTTTTTGCACTAACAATGTCGATGCTCAGTCTATACATGATTCTGGCTAGTCAATTCAACAGCTATACTCAACCAGTAGTGATCATGCTTACCGCTCCGCTGTCTTTTGTGGGCGCATTCAGCTTGCTCGCATGGACTAACTCCGAGCTTTCAGTCTTGACACAAATCGGTCTGGTCGCGCTGATGGGTCTGGTTATGAAAAACGGCATTCTTCTGGTGGACTATGCCAATCAGGCCATAGAGCAAGGCCACAGCGCAGCGGAAGCTATGATCGAAGCGGCTCATTTACGCTTACGCCCAGTACTGATGACTGCGTTCTCTACCATATTCGGTATGATCCCTATAGCGCTGGCCACGTCTGATGGCGCTGAGTTACGCACTTCAATGGGTATACTCGTAATAGGCGGACTAATTTCCTCAACCGTGCTTACCTTATTTGTTGTTCCAGTGGTTTACACATTACTCGCCGACGCCGAAAGTCAGCTTGCCCGTCTATTAAAATCGGAAATCTGA
- a CDS encoding PaaI family thioesterase — protein MDALQLEKVYELFSAGIGAHSDMSLKFVSTEENRVVLEMPFQEKHATAHENGSLHPGALAAALDSACGFVVLQSLAVPQAIATINLRIDHIHSAPVGTDVRIQAECYQQINGFAYVSAFASSLDGRKMLCNAQGIFKIGSPGPALDRSLLYRRGD, from the coding sequence ATGGATGCACTCCAACTGGAAAAAGTTTACGAGTTGTTCAGCGCCGGGATCGGTGCTCACAGTGATATGTCACTGAAATTTGTTTCTACCGAGGAAAACCGAGTCGTATTGGAAATGCCTTTCCAGGAAAAGCATGCAACAGCGCACGAAAATGGTTCGTTGCACCCTGGCGCTCTGGCAGCCGCACTGGACAGTGCCTGCGGTTTCGTAGTCCTCCAAAGCCTCGCGGTGCCACAGGCCATTGCGACCATCAACCTGCGAATCGACCACATACATTCCGCCCCCGTAGGCACTGATGTTCGAATCCAGGCGGAGTGCTACCAGCAGATTAACGGGTTTGCCTATGTCAGTGCATTCGCCAGCAGCCTGGACGGAAGAAAGATGTTGTGTAACGCGCAAGGTATTTTCAAAATTGGCAGCCCAGGTCCTGCCCTGGATCGAAGCTTGCTCTATCGACGAGGTGATTAA
- a CDS encoding PaaI family thioesterase, whose product MDKHLLQFLDETPYAKNYGTELVRCEPDVECLTPWAEHFTGNPLLQAWHGGVVVGVLELTGALQTLKVSADEVCPLLSANINFLRPTKGDLAVHTRAYLVRSGRQILNIDVIAWQISLQEPTAAATLTFARRS is encoded by the coding sequence ATGGACAAACATCTACTCCAGTTTCTCGACGAGACGCCCTATGCGAAAAATTACGGGACCGAGCTTGTCAGATGCGAACCAGATGTCGAATGCCTGACTCCTTGGGCAGAGCATTTTACTGGTAACCCATTGTTGCAAGCGTGGCACGGAGGAGTAGTTGTAGGCGTTCTCGAGCTTACCGGTGCGTTGCAAACTTTAAAGGTATCAGCCGACGAAGTGTGCCCACTCCTATCAGCCAACATCAATTTTCTACGTCCCACCAAGGGTGATCTAGCCGTGCATACACGCGCTTACCTTGTTCGAAGTGGGAGGCAGATTCTGAATATCGATGTCATCGCCTGGCAAATCTCGCTGCAAGAGCCCACTGCTGCGGCAACACTGACTTTTGCAAGACGTAGTTAG
- a CDS encoding phage integrase N-terminal domain-containing protein, producing the protein MRDLNYQLKLLCKHSHEGSFETRVGRERQLSAIANQLHELGFRQLKASSLKQKHVQALVDEWLKQNLSPGTIKNRMSCLRWWAEKVNKRAVVASSNDFYGIPDRQFVSGTSKAKDLKRDQLALVKDEYVRMSLRLQQAFGLRREEALKIQPRWADRGDHLHLKASWTKGGRERTVPIRTLEQRALLEQAKRLAGFGSLIPRGRQYIEQLRIYERHTANAGLSKMHGLRHAYAQQRYRELTGWPCPHAGGPAKEQLTGSQRQVDQQARLTISAEIGHVRAQITAVYIGR; encoded by the coding sequence ATGCGAGACCTGAACTACCAACTGAAACTCTTGTGCAAACACAGCCATGAAGGCAGCTTCGAAACCCGCGTAGGCCGTGAGCGCCAGTTGAGCGCAATCGCCAACCAGTTGCACGAGCTGGGCTTCCGGCAATTGAAGGCCTCCTCCCTCAAACAAAAGCATGTCCAGGCCCTGGTGGACGAGTGGCTGAAACAGAACCTTTCACCCGGCACCATCAAGAACCGGATGAGCTGTTTACGCTGGTGGGCCGAGAAGGTTAACAAGCGGGCCGTGGTTGCCAGCTCCAACGACTTTTATGGCATACCGGACCGGCAGTTCGTATCCGGCACCAGCAAGGCCAAGGACCTGAAAAGGGACCAACTCGCCCTGGTGAAAGATGAATATGTGAGGATGAGCCTGCGCCTGCAACAGGCCTTCGGGCTTCGACGGGAGGAAGCCCTGAAGATCCAGCCCCGCTGGGCAGACCGGGGTGATCACCTGCACCTCAAGGCCAGTTGGACCAAGGGCGGACGGGAACGCACCGTCCCCATCCGCACCCTGGAACAACGCGCCCTGCTGGAACAGGCCAAGCGGCTGGCCGGTTTCGGCTCGCTGATCCCCCGGGGCCGGCAATACATCGAGCAGCTCAGGATCTACGAACGCCACACCGCCAACGCCGGCTTATCCAAAATGCACGGCCTGCGCCATGCCTATGCCCAGCAGCGGTACCGGGAACTCACAGGTTGGCCCTGCCCCCATGCGGGCGGGCCCGCCAAAGAGCAATTAACCGGGTCACAGCGTCAGGTCGACCAGCAGGCCCGCCTGACCATCAGTGCTGAAATAGGCCATGTCAGAGCCCAGATAACTGCTGTGTACATAGGCAGATAG
- a CDS encoding tyrosine-type recombinase/integrase, whose translation MSKRNKMPGLRLKNGIWHIEKRSQYAPGGWLRESTGVSGRTEAEQKLIRRLAEIQEEAKQQAAAVYTFEAAALRYLEDIAQSSSAETIAIHLDQLFVYIGALPLEQVHDGTLKPFVDERLRLGKAPKSINNAIGTASAVLNRAARVWRNEQGLPWLKQAPPKLSRLSLKGCQKRPYPLSWEEQDRLFSRLPRHLADAAMFAVNTGCREQEVCQLRWAWEVKLDDLSTFAFVLPESITKTSTERVVVLNTVAKAVVDSRRGIHEDFVFTYRGNPVGKLRTSAWIRAWTKAGLPTDSTILKGVHNLRHTFGRRLRGAAVPLETRKALLGHASGDITTHYSAAELGELLDAAEKVTDRGRAQSPTLTVIKRQKEESVGKLPEMRGKVSGC comes from the coding sequence ATGTCAAAGCGCAACAAAATGCCGGGGCTCCGCCTCAAAAACGGGATCTGGCATATCGAAAAACGCTCGCAGTACGCCCCCGGCGGCTGGCTCCGCGAAAGCACAGGAGTATCTGGCCGCACTGAGGCAGAGCAAAAACTGATCCGTCGACTGGCGGAGATTCAAGAGGAGGCAAAGCAACAAGCCGCAGCGGTTTATACCTTCGAGGCAGCGGCACTGCGATACCTCGAAGATATTGCACAGTCGTCATCGGCAGAAACGATAGCGATACATCTGGACCAGTTGTTCGTGTATATCGGCGCACTGCCCCTGGAGCAGGTCCACGACGGCACTTTAAAGCCATTCGTGGATGAGCGGCTCCGTCTGGGGAAGGCCCCGAAATCCATTAACAATGCGATTGGTACAGCCAGTGCAGTTCTCAATCGCGCGGCGCGGGTATGGCGAAATGAGCAAGGGCTGCCGTGGCTAAAACAGGCACCGCCCAAACTCAGTCGGCTATCGCTCAAGGGGTGCCAGAAAAGACCGTACCCCTTGTCGTGGGAAGAACAGGACAGGCTTTTTTCAAGGCTCCCCCGCCACCTGGCGGATGCCGCGATGTTTGCGGTCAATACGGGATGCCGGGAACAAGAGGTCTGCCAGCTGCGCTGGGCATGGGAGGTAAAACTGGATGATCTATCCACTTTCGCCTTTGTCCTGCCCGAGTCGATCACCAAGACCAGTACCGAGCGGGTGGTGGTGCTCAACACGGTCGCGAAGGCAGTAGTCGATTCACGGCGGGGGATCCACGAGGACTTCGTGTTTACCTATCGGGGCAACCCGGTCGGGAAGTTACGGACCAGCGCGTGGATCAGGGCCTGGACGAAGGCCGGGTTACCGACGGACAGCACCATACTCAAAGGCGTTCACAATTTGCGCCATACGTTCGGCCGAAGGCTGCGAGGCGCGGCGGTTCCACTGGAAACACGCAAGGCGCTGCTGGGGCATGCCAGTGGTGATATCACCACCCACTACTCGGCAGCCGAACTCGGCGAACTGCTGGATGCCGCGGAGAAGGTGACCGATCGTGGGCGCGCGCAATCGCCCACCCTGACAGTGATAAAGCGGCAGAAGGAGGAAAGTGTCGGAAAACTGCCGGAAATGCGCGGGAAGGTTAGTGGCTGCTAA
- a CDS encoding arsenic resistance protein: protein MRDKLEQYQVWLYLLTILAGMVIGWVWPGQTRHWELLLWPALGILLYTTFTQVPLNHLKAAFADRRFLLALLTGNFVLMPLVIGGLLLLLPDEPAIRLGVLLVLLVPCTDWFISFTHLGGGDGARAIAAAPVLLIVQLVLLPVYIWLFMGDLAIELAVGSHLLPAFFGLIVTPLILAWLTERMALRHQQAQTLVSWLGWLPIPLLALVVFLIAGSQVSLVIDNGSLLWSALLVFVLYLVAAAIIGKVLSGLFRLTPTVGRTLVFSLGTRNSFVMLPLALSLPEVWHAAVVVIVFQSLVELFGMVAFLKWVPGLLIPDATRA, encoded by the coding sequence ATGCGTGACAAACTGGAGCAATATCAGGTCTGGCTGTATCTGCTGACCATACTGGCGGGCATGGTCATCGGCTGGGTATGGCCGGGGCAGACCCGTCATTGGGAACTCCTGCTCTGGCCAGCCCTGGGTATTCTTCTATACACCACTTTCACTCAGGTGCCGTTGAACCACCTGAAGGCGGCGTTCGCCGATCGCCGGTTTCTGCTCGCGCTGCTGACCGGCAACTTTGTCCTGATGCCCCTGGTTATCGGCGGCTTGTTGTTGCTATTGCCGGACGAGCCCGCCATCCGTCTCGGCGTGCTCCTGGTCCTGTTGGTACCCTGCACCGACTGGTTCATCAGTTTCACCCATCTTGGCGGTGGGGATGGCGCCCGGGCGATAGCGGCTGCGCCTGTCCTCCTGATTGTCCAACTCGTATTGCTACCGGTCTATATCTGGCTCTTCATGGGTGACCTCGCCATCGAGCTGGCGGTTGGCAGCCACTTGCTGCCCGCTTTCTTCGGCCTGATTGTCACACCGCTGATTCTGGCCTGGTTGACCGAACGCATGGCGCTTAGGCATCAACAGGCGCAAACACTTGTCAGCTGGCTCGGGTGGCTACCGATACCACTGCTGGCACTGGTAGTGTTTTTGATTGCCGGTTCCCAGGTCAGCCTGGTAATCGACAATGGCTCCCTGCTCTGGTCGGCGCTCCTGGTCTTCGTACTTTACCTGGTTGCCGCCGCCATCATCGGCAAGGTGCTGAGTGGATTGTTCAGGCTCACCCCCACCGTCGGCCGTACCCTCGTCTTCAGCCTGGGCACCCGCAACTCGTTCGTCATGCTGCCGCTCGCGCTCTCACTGCCAGAGGTATGGCATGCCGCCGTCGTTGTCATCGTTTTCCAGTCCCTGGTCGAGTTGTTCGGTATGGTGGCTTTCCTCAAGTGGGTGCCTGGCCTCCTGATCCCTGACGCTACTCGGGCATGA
- a CDS encoding TolC family protein, with protein MPRSTGWCALPYHLILHVFSLLVMVFNPAVAYSGEQPLTLSEALSRAMAQNPSLQVFDLRLEALAGGRFTADQSPALETGLEVENFLGSDNLQGVDGAEYTVSLSSVLELGDKRRARVNVVESRYGLMEAERRAETLDVLGRVTQLFVATLALQEKLQLAAEAVSLAGATHEIIAQRATRGATPEAEVLRARAALIQSQIEQSRLQAEFVNRKMALASLWGDTNPDFKLLEGDLFQFGSSDGFEALYQRVNDSPAIQVYASEQRIREAEIQLARSQSESDIRWEVGIRRFEEQDDTAFIAGFSVPLFAGRRNSGEVRAAQAARNEVGYRRQDTLLRLHSRLFEAYHLRQQSIEAVERIRSQMLPDLSEALTQTRDAYESGRYSYVEWTAAQRELLAAQMALVDAATTALLNQALIEQLTAQPLASIPSANPQIQDSSHATN; from the coding sequence ATGCCCAGAAGTACTGGGTGGTGCGCTTTGCCGTATCACCTTATTCTTCATGTATTTTCCCTGCTGGTAATGGTTTTTAATCCCGCCGTTGCCTATTCGGGAGAACAGCCGTTAACCCTTTCCGAAGCGCTATCCCGAGCCATGGCGCAAAACCCTAGCCTGCAGGTGTTCGACCTTCGTCTTGAAGCCCTTGCTGGTGGCCGCTTTACCGCGGATCAAAGTCCCGCCCTGGAGACTGGCCTGGAAGTGGAAAATTTCCTGGGCAGTGACAATCTGCAGGGTGTCGACGGGGCGGAGTACACCGTGTCCCTGTCGTCGGTACTCGAACTCGGGGACAAGCGCCGGGCCCGCGTCAACGTCGTTGAATCTCGATACGGACTGATGGAGGCCGAACGCCGAGCGGAGACCCTGGATGTGCTTGGGCGGGTGACCCAGCTTTTTGTCGCCACTCTGGCGCTTCAGGAGAAGCTCCAGCTGGCCGCCGAGGCAGTGAGTCTGGCCGGGGCCACCCACGAGATCATCGCCCAGCGCGCAACCCGGGGTGCCACGCCAGAGGCCGAAGTTCTGCGTGCCAGGGCCGCGCTGATCCAGAGCCAGATCGAGCAGTCCCGCCTTCAAGCCGAGTTTGTGAACCGGAAAATGGCTCTGGCTTCCCTCTGGGGTGATACCAATCCGGACTTCAAGCTGTTGGAAGGCGACCTGTTTCAGTTCGGTTCGTCGGACGGCTTCGAGGCACTCTACCAGCGGGTCAACGACAGTCCGGCCATTCAGGTCTATGCCAGCGAGCAGCGTATCCGTGAAGCCGAAATTCAGCTGGCACGCAGTCAGTCCGAGAGTGATATCCGCTGGGAGGTCGGCATCCGCCGCTTCGAGGAACAGGATGACACAGCCTTCATCGCGGGTTTTTCCGTACCGCTCTTTGCAGGACGGCGCAATAGCGGCGAAGTACGCGCTGCCCAGGCCGCACGCAATGAGGTCGGCTATCGTCGGCAGGACACCCTGCTGCGTCTCCATTCACGTCTGTTTGAAGCCTATCACCTGCGTCAGCAGAGCATCGAGGCAGTGGAGCGGATTCGCAGCCAGATGCTGCCCGATCTGAGCGAGGCGTTAACCCAGACCCGCGATGCCTACGAGAGCGGCCGCTACAGCTATGTGGAGTGGACTGCCGCGCAGCGAGAGCTACTCGCCGCACAGATGGCACTGGTT